The DNA region ACAGAAATTAAGGCGGGCTTAACGGATACTGAGCAAGTGCTGATATCGCTTGATGTAGAAGGCGCTGTGGATGGAGCCTTAGTGACCATAGACGATGATTGAATTAGATCATTTAGAAAAAAAGTTTCAAATCGGTGATCAAGTTGTTCATGCTCTGGACGATGTTTCTTTAAAGATTGAACAAGGCGAGTATATAGCTGTGATGGGGCCGTCAGGCTCAGGTAAATCAACCTTAATGAATATTTTAGGCCTGCTTGATAGGGCTAATTCGGGTGATTATATGCTCGATGGTATTAATGTATCGACCTTAGAGGAAGCCGAGCGGACAACGTTAAGAAGTCAAAAAATTGGTTTTGTTTTTCAGTCTTATCATTTAGTACCCCGACTATCGGCACGAGAAAATATTGAGTTGCCGATGATGTTATCGGGCATCCCAGCGCAGCAACGTAAGCAGGCAGTGGATGATATTCTTGATAAATTGCACCTAATGGATCGAGCGCATCATAGCCCGAATCAATTATCAGGTGGGCAACGACAACGTGTTGCGATAGGCCGAGCAATAGTGATGAAGCCGAGCATTTTATTAGCAGATGAACCGACGGGTAATTTGGACTCAACATCTGGAGAGGGTGTGACGCAGTTGCTCGAATCACTAAACGCAGAAGGTATTACTTTAATGGTAGTAACTCATGACGCCACACTGGGTGCACGAGCGAAAAGGCAGTTGAATATGTTAGATGGGCGTATAGTTTAGCGATGTTTTGGTCAGACATTGTGGGGTTTATAACGCATGTCTTAAGTCGACACCGGTTTCGTACGATAACGTTATGGCTTGCCATTGCCATTGGTGTTGTTGCAGTTAACCTGTTAACAGCATTGGGCGAAGGAGCCAAATCATTTGTCCTTAAAGAGTTTAATGTACTCGGCCGTAATACGTTAATTGTTTTACCTGGGAAAAAAGAAACCACCGGTGGTATGCCGCCTCTGACAGGTGAATCACCAAGACCGTTGACATTAAAAGATGCTATATCAGTCTCTCGGCTATCAGGTGTAAAAGCAGTGGCGCCCATAGTGGTCGGTAATATTGAAGCCTCGTATGACGGTAAAATTCGTGAAGTATTAACGATTGGCACGAGCCGAGATTTTTTCCTTATTCGTCAATTAAAGGTATCTCAAGGTCAAATGCTACCGACTTTAGACCTCGATAAAGGCGAAGCAGTGTGCGTTATCGGCAATAAATTACGACAAGAGCTATTTCAAAATAAGCCTGCGCTTGGCGAACGGATACGGCTGGCAGACAGTCGATTTCGAGTAATAGGGGTATTAAACCAAGGCGGTACTAGTTTTGGTTTTGATATGGATGATGTGATTATTATTCCGGTCGCAAATGCACAGTCTGTGTTTAATGTAGAAGGGCTGTTTCGTTTATTTGCAGAGGTGCGGGTTTATCAACAGCTCGATAATATAAAGCAAGCCATTATAGAGCTGTTAAAAGAGCGACATGAAGGTGAAGAAGACGTTACGGTGATTTCTCAAGATGCTATGTTGACCTCGGTTCAAGAAATATTGGATATATTAACAATAGCGGTGGCAGGCATTGCCTCTATCAGCATGTTAGTCGCCGGTATTTTGATTATGAATATGATGATGATAACGGTTTCTCAGCGGGTTAAGGAAATTGGCTTACTCAAAGCATTGGGGGCAACCTCATCAACAGTACGGGTGTTGTTTTTATCTGAGGCTGGGCTGATAGCAGCAGTGGCCTCTATGTCGGGTTTAGCGTTGAGTCAGCTGATTGTTTTACTGGCGAATATATATTTTATAGAGGTCCAATTTCACTCACCTTGGTGGGCGCAAGTGGGTTCTATATTATTGGCGATATTACTGGCGCTTATATTTGCATGGTTGCCAGCCCAGCGAGCATCAATGCTTTCGCCCGTTGAAGCGCTGCAAGGTAAGCAGCAAAAGGAAGTGTCTTGAATTGGGTCGATAGTGGACGCTGGATCTTTAGCTCGGTATTGAGCTATCGGTCGAGAAGTTTATTAACGGCTTTAGGAATGGCCGTTGGCATTGTCTCGGTGACCTTGTTAACGGCTATCGGCGAAGGGGTTCAACAGTATGTGTTAGACAGTTTTTCACAGTTTGGCGCTCGAATTATTGCCATTAACCCTGGTTTAAAAGAAACGCATGGCGCTGGTGGCCTGCTGTCTTCAGTGCGACCGTTAACATTGCGAGATGCACAAGCGCTAAAGCAGTTAACGGGTGTTGAAAAGGTGGTGCCTGTGGTTCAAGGCTCGGGCGTTGTAGAGTTTAATAATCTGCAGCGCAGTGGGGTTATTTTGGGTGTCGGGCCGGATATGAGTGATGCCTGGGACTTTAAAGTGGCTCAAGGGAATTTTTTCTCCGGTAATTTGGAAGATGCGCGCTCGACAGCGGTATTGGGTTACACCATGAAAAAAGAATTGTTT from Cycloclasticus pugetii PS-1 includes:
- a CDS encoding ABC transporter ATP-binding protein, which gives rise to MIELDHLEKKFQIGDQVVHALDDVSLKIEQGEYIAVMGPSGSGKSTLMNILGLLDRANSGDYMLDGINVSTLEEAERTTLRSQKIGFVFQSYHLVPRLSARENIELPMMLSGIPAQQRKQAVDDILDKLHLMDRAHHSPNQLSGGQRQRVAIGRAIVMKPSILLADEPTGNLDSTSGEGVTQLLESLNAEGITLMVVTHDATLGARAKRQLNMLDGRIV
- a CDS encoding ABC transporter permease encodes the protein MFWSDIVGFITHVLSRHRFRTITLWLAIAIGVVAVNLLTALGEGAKSFVLKEFNVLGRNTLIVLPGKKETTGGMPPLTGESPRPLTLKDAISVSRLSGVKAVAPIVVGNIEASYDGKIREVLTIGTSRDFFLIRQLKVSQGQMLPTLDLDKGEAVCVIGNKLRQELFQNKPALGERIRLADSRFRVIGVLNQGGTSFGFDMDDVIIIPVANAQSVFNVEGLFRLFAEVRVYQQLDNIKQAIIELLKERHEGEEDVTVISQDAMLTSVQEILDILTIAVAGIASISMLVAGILIMNMMMITVSQRVKEIGLLKALGATSSTVRVLFLSEAGLIAAVASMSGLALSQLIVLLANIYFIEVQFHSPWWAQVGSILLAILLALIFAWLPAQRASMLSPVEALQGKQQKEVS